In a single window of the Streptomyces sp. HUAS ZL42 genome:
- a CDS encoding acetate--CoA ligase family protein, whose product MLGSTHGTLTTDSRRARVSACGEPPAPAVHGRPADVDDLDVSGRPLYAAVPDLDRFFRPESVAVIGASDAEGRPNTGITRQLLAWAERVGARVHPVHPIRESVFGIPCSSSVADLPEQVDLAVLLVADPVPVVEELAEAKVKFAVAFASGFAETGAEGAAAQERLTAAVERSGMRLLGPNTNLNAFERFRDDLDGPAIALITQSGHQGRPVFALQELGVRLSHWAPTGNEADLETADFLSYFAEQPEVGAIACYLEGLKDGRAFLLAADRAARRGVPVVAVKVGRTETGARTAASHTGKLTGADAVVDAAMRQFGVIRVDGLDELQDTAALLARARPPQADGVVICSISGGTGAHVADLATEAGLRLPVLSDAKQAELHQWIPDYLSVANPVDNGGHPVGDWRGRKIIDAILDDPEVGVLICPVTGPFPPLSDRLVQDLVEAAEQTDKLVCVVWGSPVGTEPAYREVLLGSSRVATFRTVANCLTAVRAHLDHHRFVRAYRSPFDEAPRTPSPSFRKAQALMRPGQQLSEHAAKQLLRAYGIRVPREQLVTSAAAAVRAAGLVGYPVVMKASGARIAHKTELGLVKVGLTSASQVRDAYRELTDIAHYEGVSLDGVLVCQMVEQGVEMVVGVTHDELFGPTVTVGLGGVLVEVLRDTAVRVPPFGEEQARDMLAELRGRALLDGVRGRPPADLDALVEVVLRVQRMALELGDQLSELDINPLMVLPRGQGAVALDALAVCG is encoded by the coding sequence ATGCTTGGATCAACCCACGGCACCCTCACCACCGACTCCCGCCGGGCCCGGGTCAGCGCGTGCGGCGAGCCCCCGGCGCCCGCCGTCCACGGCCGCCCGGCCGACGTGGACGACCTCGACGTCAGCGGCCGTCCGCTGTACGCCGCCGTCCCCGATCTCGACCGTTTCTTCCGCCCCGAGTCCGTCGCCGTGATCGGCGCCTCGGACGCGGAGGGGCGGCCGAACACCGGAATCACCAGGCAGCTTCTCGCCTGGGCCGAGCGGGTCGGGGCGCGCGTGCACCCGGTGCATCCGATCCGTGAGTCCGTCTTCGGCATCCCCTGTTCCTCCTCCGTCGCGGACCTGCCCGAGCAGGTCGATCTCGCCGTACTGCTGGTCGCCGACCCCGTTCCTGTCGTCGAGGAACTCGCCGAGGCCAAGGTGAAGTTCGCCGTCGCCTTCGCCTCCGGGTTCGCGGAGACCGGAGCCGAGGGCGCGGCGGCGCAGGAGCGGCTGACGGCGGCCGTCGAGCGGTCCGGGATGCGGCTGCTCGGGCCCAACACCAACCTCAACGCCTTCGAGCGGTTCCGGGACGACCTCGACGGGCCGGCCATCGCGCTCATCACCCAGTCGGGACACCAGGGGCGCCCCGTCTTCGCCCTGCAGGAGCTCGGCGTCCGCCTCTCCCACTGGGCGCCGACCGGCAACGAGGCCGACCTGGAGACCGCCGACTTCCTCTCCTACTTCGCCGAGCAGCCCGAGGTCGGCGCCATCGCCTGCTACCTCGAGGGGCTGAAGGACGGGCGCGCCTTCCTGCTCGCCGCCGACCGGGCCGCCCGGCGCGGGGTGCCGGTCGTCGCGGTCAAGGTGGGCCGCACGGAGACCGGCGCCCGGACCGCCGCCTCCCACACCGGCAAGCTGACCGGCGCGGACGCGGTGGTGGACGCGGCGATGCGGCAGTTCGGGGTGATCCGGGTCGACGGACTCGACGAACTCCAGGACACCGCGGCGCTGTTGGCACGGGCACGGCCCCCGCAGGCCGATGGGGTGGTCATCTGTTCCATCTCGGGCGGCACGGGCGCGCACGTGGCCGACCTGGCGACCGAGGCGGGGCTCAGGCTGCCGGTCCTGTCCGACGCCAAGCAGGCCGAACTGCACCAGTGGATACCCGACTACCTGAGCGTGGCCAACCCCGTCGACAACGGCGGCCACCCGGTCGGGGACTGGCGGGGACGGAAGATCATCGACGCGATCCTCGACGACCCGGAGGTGGGCGTGCTGATCTGCCCCGTCACCGGGCCCTTCCCACCGCTGAGCGACCGGCTCGTCCAGGACCTGGTGGAGGCGGCCGAGCAGACGGACAAGCTGGTGTGCGTGGTGTGGGGGTCGCCGGTCGGCACCGAGCCGGCCTACCGGGAGGTACTGCTCGGCTCGTCCCGGGTGGCCACGTTCCGCACCGTCGCGAACTGCCTCACCGCCGTCCGCGCCCATCTCGACCACCACCGCTTCGTACGCGCCTACCGCTCCCCCTTCGACGAGGCGCCGCGCACCCCCTCGCCGTCCTTCCGCAAGGCGCAGGCCCTGATGCGCCCGGGCCAGCAGCTGAGCGAGCACGCGGCGAAACAGCTTCTGCGGGCGTACGGCATCCGCGTACCGCGCGAGCAGCTGGTGACCAGCGCCGCGGCTGCCGTGCGCGCGGCGGGCCTCGTGGGCTACCCGGTGGTGATGAAGGCGTCCGGCGCACGGATCGCCCACAAGACCGAGCTGGGCCTGGTGAAGGTCGGCCTGACCTCGGCCAGCCAGGTCCGGGACGCCTACCGGGAGTTGACCGACATCGCCCACTACGAGGGCGTCTCGCTGGACGGTGTCCTGGTGTGCCAGATGGTCGAACAGGGCGTGGAGATGGTCGTCGGTGTCACGCACGACGAGTTGTTCGGGCCGACGGTGACCGTCGGACTGGGCGGGGTGCTCGTCGAGGTGCTGCGCGATACGGCCGTACGCGTGCCGCCCTTCGGTGAGGAGCAGGCCCGGGACATGCTGGCCGAACTGCGCGGGCGGGCCCTGCTGGACGGCGTCCGGGGGCGGCCGCCGGCCGACCTCGACGCGCTCGTCGAGGTCGTCCTGCGTGTGCAGCGCATGGCGCTCGAACTCGGCGACCAGCTCTCCGAACTCGACATCAACCCGCTGATGGTGCTGCCCAGGGGGCAGGGAGCCGTGGCGCTGGACGCGCTGGCGGTGTGTGGCTGA
- a CDS encoding enoyl-CoA hydratase/isomerase family protein yields MSEILHSVDDQVCRITLNRPDALNALAPDQRERLIRRLGDASADPDVRAVVLTGTGRGFCAGADLRGAATNTQPVAGDVARTLRLGAQRLIAAVLDCEKPVIAAVNGTAAGLGAHLALACDLVLAAESARFIEVFVRRGLVPDGGGAYLLPRLVGPQRAKELMFFGDALTATDAERLGLVNRVVPDGELAKTATEWAGRLAAGPTRALALTKQLVNASLDTDRATAFAAEAAAQEINMTTADAREGVQSFVERRSPEFHGR; encoded by the coding sequence ATGAGCGAGATACTGCACTCCGTCGACGATCAGGTGTGCCGCATCACCCTCAACCGCCCCGATGCCCTCAACGCCCTCGCCCCTGACCAGCGCGAACGCCTCATCCGACGGCTCGGCGACGCCTCCGCCGACCCGGACGTACGAGCCGTCGTGCTCACCGGAACCGGCCGCGGCTTCTGCGCGGGCGCGGACCTGCGGGGAGCGGCCACGAACACGCAACCGGTGGCCGGTGACGTGGCCCGCACCCTGCGCCTGGGCGCGCAGCGCCTGATCGCCGCCGTCCTCGACTGCGAGAAGCCGGTGATCGCGGCGGTGAACGGCACGGCGGCGGGCCTCGGGGCGCACCTGGCCCTCGCCTGCGACCTCGTGCTCGCCGCCGAATCCGCCAGGTTCATCGAGGTGTTCGTGCGCCGGGGGCTGGTGCCGGACGGCGGCGGTGCGTACCTCCTCCCCCGGCTCGTCGGCCCGCAGCGCGCCAAGGAACTGATGTTCTTCGGCGACGCGCTCACCGCGACGGACGCCGAACGCCTCGGCCTCGTCAACCGGGTCGTGCCGGACGGCGAGTTGGCCAAGACGGCAACCGAATGGGCCGGCCGCCTCGCAGCCGGCCCCACCCGCGCCCTCGCCCTCACCAAGCAGCTCGTCAACGCGTCCCTCGACACCGACCGCGCCACGGCCTTCGCCGCCGAGGCCGCGGCGCAGGAGATCAACATGACGACGGCGGACGCGCGGGAGGGTGTACAAAGCTTCGTGGAGCGCCGGAGCCCCGAGTTCCACGGACGCTGA
- a CDS encoding acyl-CoA dehydrogenase family protein has product MDFGFAAEDEAFRSEARAWLAAHANDAQDRRAWERTLGKAGWIGLGWSEGGYGNRTATLTQQVAWAEEYARSPAPPRSGHIGENLLAPTLLAHGTEQQKARFLPPIAAGDELWCQGYSEPGAGSDLAGVRTAAVREPQGPYYRITGQKIWTSLAHEAEWCFVLARTEPGSRRHHGLSFLLVPMDQPGRIEVRPIRQMTGTSDFNEVFFDGARARVEHVVGGEGDGWRVAMSLLGFERGVSTLAQQIGFAEELGRVLRTAVETGAVADPVVRDRLVRQWAELRTMRWNALRTLGSSGGPGAPSVAKLLWAGWHQRLGELATQVRGAAAGAGPSDWSPSAPYELDALQHLFLFSRADTIYGGSDQVQRTIIAERVLGLPKEARG; this is encoded by the coding sequence GTGGATTTTGGATTCGCCGCCGAGGACGAGGCGTTCCGGTCAGAAGCGAGGGCGTGGCTGGCCGCACATGCCAACGACGCTCAAGACCGCCGCGCCTGGGAGCGCACCCTCGGTAAAGCCGGCTGGATCGGGCTCGGCTGGAGCGAAGGCGGGTACGGCAACCGGACCGCCACGCTCACCCAGCAGGTCGCCTGGGCCGAGGAGTACGCCCGTTCGCCCGCGCCCCCGCGCTCCGGCCACATCGGGGAGAACCTCCTCGCCCCCACCCTCCTCGCCCACGGCACCGAACAGCAGAAGGCCCGCTTTCTGCCCCCGATCGCCGCCGGCGACGAACTCTGGTGCCAGGGCTACAGCGAGCCGGGCGCGGGCTCGGACCTGGCCGGCGTGCGCACCGCGGCCGTGCGCGAGCCGCAGGGGCCGTACTACCGGATCACGGGTCAGAAGATCTGGACGTCGCTCGCACACGAGGCGGAGTGGTGCTTCGTGCTGGCCCGCACCGAGCCCGGCTCCCGCCGCCACCACGGTCTGAGCTTCCTGCTCGTCCCCATGGACCAGCCGGGCCGGATCGAGGTCCGCCCCATCCGCCAGATGACCGGCACCAGCGACTTCAACGAGGTCTTCTTCGACGGTGCACGCGCGCGCGTGGAGCACGTCGTCGGCGGCGAGGGCGACGGCTGGCGTGTGGCGATGAGCCTGCTCGGCTTCGAGCGGGGGGTCTCGACGCTCGCCCAGCAGATCGGTTTCGCCGAGGAGCTGGGGCGGGTGCTGCGTACGGCCGTCGAGACGGGCGCGGTCGCCGATCCCGTCGTACGCGACCGGCTCGTCCGCCAGTGGGCCGAGCTGCGCACGATGCGCTGGAACGCCCTGCGCACGCTGGGGAGTTCCGGTGGGCCGGGCGCGCCCAGCGTGGCCAAGCTCCTGTGGGCCGGCTGGCACCAGCGGCTGGGTGAGCTGGCGACGCAGGTGCGCGGGGCGGCGGCGGGGGCGGGTCCGTCGGACTGGTCGCCGTCCGCGCCGTACGAACTCGACGCCCTGCAGCACCTGTTCCTGTTCTCCCGGGCCGACACGATCTACGGCGGCTCGGACCAGGTCCAGCGCACGATCATCGCCGAGCGCGTGCTCGGTCTGCCCAAGGAAGCCAGGGGATAG
- a CDS encoding SDR family oxidoreductase yields the protein MGNFLAGKVVAVTGAGRGIGRAVALAAAAEGARVVVNDYGVSVDGASPAGEVADTVVKEIEAAGGEAVAVADDISTMAGGQRVVDTALSSYGRLDGVVCVAGILRERMLFNMSEEEWDPVVATHLKGTFTVFRAASAVMRGQRSGTLIGFTSGNHQGSVSQANYSAAKGGIISLVRSAALGLHKYGVTANAVAPVARTRMSANVPVELKEIGEPEDVAALVVYLLSDSAREQGITGQVYTIAGPKIAVWAQPRELRAAYASGGWTPEQIAEFLPGSVGVDPMPLLVQLEEMSRAAQRGERPNA from the coding sequence GTGGGGAACTTCTTGGCAGGCAAGGTCGTCGCCGTGACGGGCGCCGGGCGGGGGATCGGCCGGGCGGTGGCGCTCGCGGCGGCGGCGGAGGGCGCGCGGGTCGTCGTCAACGACTACGGCGTGTCCGTGGACGGGGCCTCACCGGCCGGCGAGGTCGCCGACACCGTGGTCAAGGAGATCGAGGCGGCGGGCGGCGAGGCGGTCGCGGTGGCCGACGACATCTCCACGATGGCGGGCGGACAGCGGGTCGTCGACACGGCGCTGTCGTCGTACGGCCGGCTCGACGGAGTGGTGTGCGTGGCCGGGATCCTGCGCGAACGGATGCTGTTCAACATGTCCGAGGAGGAGTGGGACCCGGTGGTGGCGACCCACCTGAAAGGCACGTTCACGGTGTTCCGCGCGGCATCGGCGGTGATGCGGGGGCAGCGCTCCGGCACGCTGATCGGCTTCACCAGCGGCAACCACCAGGGGTCGGTCTCGCAGGCCAACTACAGCGCGGCGAAGGGCGGGATCATCTCGCTCGTCCGCAGCGCCGCGCTGGGCCTGCACAAGTACGGGGTGACCGCCAACGCGGTGGCGCCGGTCGCGCGGACGCGGATGTCGGCGAACGTGCCCGTGGAGCTCAAGGAGATCGGCGAGCCGGAGGATGTGGCCGCGCTGGTGGTGTACCTGCTCTCCGACAGTGCGAGGGAGCAGGGGATCACCGGGCAGGTGTACACGATCGCCGGCCCCAAGATCGCGGTCTGGGCCCAGCCGAGGGAGTTGCGGGCCGCGTACGCCTCCGGCGGGTGGACGCCGGAACAGATCGCGGAGTTTCTGCCGGGGAGTGTGGGGGTGGATCCGATGCCGTTGCTTGTGCAGTTGGAGGAGATGTCGCGAGCCGCCCAGCGGGGGGAGCGGCCCAACGCCTGA
- a CDS encoding GlxA family transcriptional regulator → MDSATDFRPHRVVVLALDGLLPFELGIPHRIFGRPKDARGRHLYEVVTCSVRPPGPVETDADFAIHVQHGPEALATADTVIVPASYELGPLFDEGVLTDELAAALAHIRPGTRLASICTGVYVLAAAGRLDGRPATTHWADAEHFQRLFPQIKVDADVLFIDDGDVLTSAGVAAGIDLCLHIVRRDHGTAVANEVARRTVVPPHRDGGQAQYIQRPVPDPQQSTTTAARVWALGRLDEPIQLRDMAAQEAMSVRTFTRRFREETGISPGQWLTQQRVERARHLLESTELSVDQVARDAGFGTAQSMRQHLQAALGVTPTAYRRTFRAGGVSESGRSGGHDGVDAALR, encoded by the coding sequence ATGGACTCGGCCACAGACTTCCGCCCGCACCGCGTAGTCGTCCTCGCCCTCGACGGCCTGCTCCCCTTCGAGCTGGGCATCCCGCACCGCATCTTCGGGCGCCCGAAGGACGCCCGGGGACGGCATCTGTACGAGGTCGTGACCTGCTCGGTCCGCCCGCCGGGCCCCGTCGAGACCGACGCCGACTTCGCCATCCACGTCCAGCACGGCCCGGAGGCCCTCGCCACCGCCGACACCGTCATCGTCCCGGCGTCCTACGAGCTCGGCCCGCTCTTCGACGAGGGGGTGCTCACCGACGAGCTGGCAGCCGCGCTCGCGCACATCCGGCCCGGCACCCGGCTCGCCTCCATCTGCACCGGCGTGTACGTCCTCGCCGCCGCCGGCCGTCTCGACGGCCGCCCCGCCACCACGCACTGGGCCGACGCCGAGCACTTCCAGCGGCTGTTCCCGCAGATCAAGGTCGACGCGGACGTCCTGTTCATCGACGACGGCGACGTACTGACCTCCGCGGGCGTCGCGGCCGGCATCGACCTGTGCCTGCACATCGTCCGCCGCGACCACGGCACGGCGGTCGCCAACGAGGTGGCCCGCCGCACGGTCGTACCGCCGCACCGCGACGGCGGGCAGGCGCAGTACATCCAGCGGCCCGTGCCCGACCCGCAGCAGTCGACCACGACCGCGGCGCGCGTATGGGCGCTCGGCCGCCTGGACGAGCCGATCCAGCTGCGCGACATGGCCGCACAGGAGGCCATGTCCGTACGCACCTTCACGCGCCGCTTCCGCGAGGAGACCGGCATCAGCCCCGGCCAGTGGCTCACCCAGCAGCGCGTCGAACGGGCCCGGCATCTGCTGGAGTCCACCGAGCTCTCCGTCGACCAGGTCGCCCGGGACGCGGGTTTCGGCACGGCCCAGTCGATGCGGCAGCACCTACAGGCCGCGCTCGGTGTCACGCCGACCGCCTATCGGCGGACCTTCCGGGCCGGGGGCGTCTCCGAGAGCGGCCGCTCCGGGGGCCACGACGGCGTGGACGCCGCCCTGCGCTGA
- a CDS encoding MFS transporter encodes MTQTTEAAAVVESPRRKPSSRIHRAWFVAAVTFVTIIGAAAFRSLPGLLIDPLHQDFGWSRGTIGAAVSINLALYGLTAPFAAALMDRFGIRRVVAVALTVIAVGSGLTVWMTAAWQLLLCWGLLVGLGSGSMALAFAATVTNRWFTERRGLVSGILTAASASGQLIFLPLLSWMVSRYDWRPAAVTVALAALAVVPFVWLLLRDHPADVGLKPYGAQEFVPKPAPVPGAARRAVTVLLSAVRTGPFWLLAGTFAICGASTNGLIQTHFVPAAHDHGMPITAAASLLAVIGVFDVVGTIASGWFTDRFEPRRLLAVYYALRGISLLFLPMLLAPSVHPPMIFFIVFYGLDWVATVPPTLALCREQYGDDSAIVFGWVLASHQVGAALVAFLGGVARDVFGSYDVVWYASGALCAAAALMALVIRRRPASVHVALA; translated from the coding sequence GTGACCCAGACAACCGAAGCCGCCGCAGTCGTCGAGTCCCCCAGGCGTAAGCCGTCGTCTCGTATCCACCGGGCGTGGTTCGTCGCCGCCGTCACCTTCGTGACGATCATCGGCGCGGCCGCCTTCCGTTCCCTGCCCGGACTGCTCATCGACCCGCTGCACCAGGACTTCGGCTGGTCGCGCGGCACGATCGGGGCCGCGGTCTCGATCAACCTCGCGCTGTACGGCCTCACCGCCCCCTTCGCGGCGGCGCTGATGGACCGCTTCGGCATCCGCCGGGTGGTCGCCGTGGCGCTGACCGTGATCGCGGTCGGCTCGGGCCTGACCGTGTGGATGACGGCGGCCTGGCAGCTACTGCTGTGCTGGGGCCTGCTGGTCGGTCTGGGGTCGGGCTCGATGGCCCTGGCCTTCGCCGCGACGGTCACCAACCGCTGGTTCACCGAGCGCCGCGGCCTGGTCAGCGGCATCCTCACCGCCGCGTCCGCCTCCGGCCAGCTGATCTTCCTGCCGCTGCTGTCCTGGATGGTGTCGCGGTACGACTGGCGGCCGGCGGCCGTGACGGTGGCCCTCGCGGCCCTCGCCGTCGTGCCCTTCGTCTGGCTGCTGCTGCGCGACCACCCGGCGGACGTGGGCCTGAAGCCCTACGGCGCGCAGGAGTTCGTACCGAAGCCGGCCCCTGTCCCGGGCGCCGCCCGCCGCGCCGTGACGGTCCTCCTCTCGGCGGTCCGCACCGGCCCCTTCTGGCTGCTGGCCGGCACCTTCGCGATCTGCGGCGCCTCCACGAACGGCCTGATCCAGACCCACTTCGTGCCCGCCGCCCACGACCACGGCATGCCCATCACGGCGGCGGCCTCGCTGCTCGCGGTGATCGGCGTGTTCGACGTCGTCGGCACGATCGCTTCCGGCTGGTTCACCGACCGCTTCGAACCGCGCCGCCTGCTGGCGGTGTACTACGCGCTGCGGGGCATCTCGTTGCTGTTCCTCCCGATGCTGCTGGCCCCGAGCGTCCACCCGCCGATGATCTTCTTCATCGTCTTCTACGGCCTCGACTGGGTCGCCACCGTGCCGCCCACCCTGGCCCTGTGCCGCGAGCAGTACGGCGACGACAGCGCGATCGTCTTCGGCTGGGTCCTCGCCTCCCACCAGGTCGGCGCGGCGCTGGTCGCCTTCCTGGGCGGTGTCGCACGGGACGTCTTCGGGTCGTACGACGTGGTCTGGTACGCGTCGGGCGCCCTCTGCGCCGCGGCGGCGCTGATGGCACTGGTGATCCGGCGCCGGCCCGCCTCCGTCCATGTGGCTTTGGCCTAG
- a CDS encoding cyclase family protein: protein MSLPTLHPEFHDIAKRVSNWGRWGADDEIGTLNLITDEVVREAAATVRSGRRVPLALPLEEDGVQTGMIPGRVNPLHAMVQINQEIFGPGTVACSDDAVTMGLQAATHWDALAHVSHSGKLYNGRPAHTITAHGGAEFSGIDKALHIVSRGVLLDVARVHGVERLDGGHAVTPEDLDAAEELAGTRVRAGDVVLVRTGQIQVCLAGDKHGYGYPSPGLSLRTPEWFHARDVAAVANDTLTFEIFPPEIEDLWLPVHALDLVEMGMMQGQNWNLEELSTACGETGRYAFLLSAMPEPFVGGTGTPVAPVAVL from the coding sequence ATGTCACTGCCGACGCTCCATCCCGAGTTCCACGACATCGCCAAGCGCGTCAGCAACTGGGGACGCTGGGGTGCGGACGACGAGATCGGGACGCTCAACCTGATCACCGACGAGGTCGTGCGCGAGGCCGCGGCGACCGTCCGCAGCGGCCGCCGTGTTCCGCTCGCCCTGCCCCTCGAGGAGGACGGCGTGCAGACCGGGATGATCCCGGGGCGGGTCAACCCCCTGCACGCGATGGTGCAGATCAACCAGGAGATCTTCGGGCCGGGGACGGTGGCGTGCAGCGACGACGCCGTGACCATGGGGCTGCAGGCGGCCACCCACTGGGACGCGCTGGCCCATGTCTCGCACTCGGGAAAGCTCTACAACGGGCGCCCGGCCCACACCATCACCGCGCACGGCGGCGCCGAGTTCAGCGGCATCGACAAGGCGCTGCACATCGTCTCGCGCGGGGTGCTGCTGGACGTCGCGCGCGTGCACGGCGTGGAACGGCTCGACGGGGGCCATGCCGTCACGCCCGAGGATCTCGACGCCGCCGAGGAACTCGCCGGGACGCGCGTGCGTGCCGGTGACGTCGTGCTCGTGCGGACCGGGCAGATCCAGGTCTGTCTCGCCGGCGACAAGCACGGGTACGGCTATCCGTCGCCGGGGCTGTCGCTGCGTACGCCGGAGTGGTTCCACGCGCGCGATGTGGCGGCCGTCGCGAACGACACCCTCACCTTCGAGATATTTCCGCCCGAGATCGAGGATCTGTGGCTGCCCGTGCACGCGCTCGACCTGGTGGAAATGGGCATGATGCAGGGCCAGAACTGGAATCTCGAAGAGTTGTCCACAGCCTGTGGAGAAACGGGCCGCTACGCCTTCCTGCTGTCGGCGATGCCCGAGCCGTTCGTCGGCGGCACGGGAACTCCGGTCGCCCCCGTGGCGGTTCTGTGA
- a CDS encoding Zn-dependent alcohol dehydrogenase, with the protein MRGVVFDGRRIEVVDDLVVRDPGPGEVQVAISAAGLCHSDLSVVDGTIPFPVPVVLGHEGAGVVEAVGAGVTHVAPGDHVSLSTLANCGTCAQCGRGRPTMCPQAIGRPGQPFSQGGGPVYQFASNSAFAERTVVKAVQAVRIPKDIPMPSAALIGCGVLTGVGAVLNRARVDRGDSVLVIGTGGIGLNVLQGARIAGALRIVAVDANPAKEEVARRFGATDFLTSTEGVRDLLPTGVDHAFECVGRVELVREAVDLLDRHGQAVLLGVPPATAEASFRVSSMYLDKSILGCRYGSSRPQRDIALYADLYRQGRLLLDELVTETYPVEDFEKAAADAAAGRVARGVLTF; encoded by the coding sequence ATGCGAGGCGTGGTGTTCGACGGCAGGCGGATCGAGGTCGTGGACGATCTGGTCGTACGCGATCCGGGGCCCGGAGAAGTGCAGGTGGCGATCTCCGCTGCGGGGCTGTGCCACAGCGATCTGTCGGTCGTCGACGGGACGATTCCCTTCCCCGTGCCCGTGGTGCTCGGGCACGAGGGGGCAGGGGTCGTGGAGGCGGTGGGCGCGGGCGTCACGCATGTGGCACCCGGGGACCACGTCTCGCTGTCCACGCTCGCGAACTGCGGTACGTGTGCGCAGTGCGGGCGCGGCCGGCCGACGATGTGCCCGCAGGCCATCGGCCGCCCGGGACAGCCCTTCTCACAGGGGGGCGGCCCGGTGTACCAGTTCGCCTCCAACTCGGCCTTCGCGGAACGCACGGTGGTGAAGGCCGTGCAGGCCGTCCGCATCCCGAAGGACATCCCCATGCCGTCCGCCGCGCTCATCGGATGCGGCGTGCTGACGGGCGTCGGGGCGGTGCTCAACCGCGCGCGCGTGGACCGCGGGGACAGCGTCCTGGTCATCGGCACCGGCGGGATCGGCCTCAACGTCCTCCAGGGCGCGCGGATCGCGGGCGCCCTGCGGATCGTGGCCGTCGACGCCAATCCGGCGAAGGAGGAGGTGGCGCGGCGGTTCGGGGCGACGGACTTCCTGACGTCCACGGAGGGGGTGCGGGACCTCCTGCCCACGGGCGTGGACCACGCCTTCGAGTGCGTCGGACGCGTCGAACTCGTCCGCGAGGCCGTCGACCTGCTGGACCGCCACGGCCAGGCGGTGCTTCTGGGCGTGCCGCCAGCGACGGCCGAGGCGTCCTTCCGCGTCTCCTCCATGTACCTGGACAAGTCCATCCTGGGCTGCCGCTACGGCTCGTCGCGCCCGCAGCGGGACATCGCCCTCTACGCCGACCTGTACCGGCAGGGCCGCCTGCTGCTCGACGAGTTGGTGACGGAGACGTATCCGGTCGAGGACTTCGAGAAGGCGGCGGCGGACGCGGCGGCGGGGCGGGTGGCCAGGGGAGTGCTGACGTTCTGA
- a CDS encoding flavin reductase family protein has product MGQAGTAEAAVRYLRAAKPVTALPRPELRCVREDERAPVDQLEFRRVLGNFATGVTVVTAPAADGEASPAGFACQSFSSLSLDPPLVAFMVGRTSTTWPRVARAGVFCVNVLSEHQGGLCRAFAVSGADKFTGVAYDTAPVSGSPRLDGTLAWIDCTIHAVHTGGDHLIVVGRVDALGTDEEEAAPLLFHRGRFGVLGT; this is encoded by the coding sequence ATGGGACAAGCAGGAACCGCGGAAGCCGCAGTCCGCTACCTCAGGGCGGCCAAGCCGGTCACGGCACTGCCACGCCCCGAGCTGCGATGCGTCCGCGAGGACGAGCGCGCACCGGTCGACCAGCTTGAATTCCGCCGAGTCCTGGGGAACTTCGCGACCGGCGTCACCGTTGTCACGGCCCCGGCCGCCGACGGGGAGGCCTCCCCCGCCGGCTTCGCCTGCCAGTCCTTCTCCTCCCTGTCCCTCGACCCGCCCCTCGTCGCCTTCATGGTGGGCCGTACGTCGACGACATGGCCCCGCGTCGCCCGCGCCGGCGTCTTCTGCGTCAACGTCCTCAGCGAGCACCAGGGCGGCCTGTGCCGCGCCTTCGCGGTGAGCGGCGCCGACAAGTTCACGGGCGTCGCGTACGACACGGCACCCGTGTCCGGCTCCCCCCGCCTCGACGGCACACTCGCGTGGATCGACTGCACGATCCACGCGGTGCACACCGGAGGCGACCACCTGATCGTGGTGGGCCGGGTGGACGCACTGGGAACGGACGAGGAAGAGGCGGCGCCGCTGCTGTTCCACCGGGGCCGGTTCGGGGTCCTCGGCACCTGA
- a CDS encoding TetR family transcriptional regulator, with amino-acid sequence MQKRSQSTREALVRAAVELIANGRLADAGLVNICNTAGVSRGALYHHFPSIAELVAEVYTQAQDRVLALAEDTLASPGADAPARFSIALKKALTEDQLVRAGLRLAVDGTDDPPRLREEVLGRLRDRILAEAPDSPDQQVLADLAVVVTAGLESLGHTDAAWWDPGKVKRIWDMLLPLFTEAQRA; translated from the coding sequence ATGCAGAAGCGGTCGCAGTCGACCCGTGAGGCACTCGTGCGTGCCGCCGTGGAACTCATCGCGAACGGTCGGCTCGCCGACGCGGGGCTGGTCAACATCTGCAACACCGCCGGGGTGAGCCGCGGCGCGCTGTACCACCACTTCCCGTCCATCGCGGAGTTGGTGGCCGAGGTCTACACGCAGGCTCAGGACCGCGTCCTCGCGCTGGCCGAGGACACCCTCGCGAGCCCGGGCGCGGATGCGCCGGCGCGCTTCAGCATCGCCCTGAAGAAAGCACTGACAGAGGATCAACTGGTGCGTGCGGGGCTGCGGTTGGCGGTCGACGGCACCGACGATCCGCCCCGGCTGCGGGAGGAGGTGCTGGGTCGGCTGCGCGACCGGATCCTCGCGGAAGCCCCCGACAGCCCCGACCAGCAGGTGCTGGCGGATCTGGCGGTGGTGGTCACCGCGGGACTGGAGTCCCTCGGGCACACCGACGCGGCCTGGTGGGACCCCGGGAAGGTCAAGCGCATCTGGGACATGCTGCTGCCGCTGTTCACGGAGGCGCAGCGGGCGTGA